TGGTTGTCAGACCTAGTAGGCATGGGACAGGCCGAAAGAGAAGCCTGCTGAGGGCAAGACCTCCGTAACCCACCTTCCACACGGGATTCCCGAAACGGTCTCGCCGAGACCTCCGCTGTGGGTGAGTGGAGATCGAGTCTGTCCGTGGAAGCAGGAAGCCACCTGCGAAAGCTAGTGGTAGTTCACTCCGATCTCTCCCAACTCTTTCCTTCTGTAAAAGTACCACAAAATATTATTTTGTGATTGATAATGCTTTAAATATTTTTTTACAAAAACAACATGGTGAGTGTATTGAATAGTAGTATTGTTATGTTATTTTTAATCGTAATGGGTAACATAATTAATGTAACCAATAATACAAATATTACCACGAATAGTTACAATAATTCTACTAATCCGTATGAATGGCTCGAGAATAAAGTTAATTCAATATTTTCTGAAGCTCAGAACTTAACAAAATTAATCCTTACTAGGGTTTTCTATTTTCTGCTTTTGATCGCTCGTCTAATTTATATAAGTTTGGCTTTAGGCGGTATTTTAGAATGGTTTACTGGAATCTCGCCCTATAAGGGTCGTAGAATGATTATTGGTGCTGCTGTAATAGCATTAGCTGTCGAATTTATTAATACGTTCATAACATCTTTATGAGAGAACGTGATATTTTTCGTAAATCTTAGAGAAAAAATCTTATTATAATTTTCCCTTCAAGAAATGAGTAAAGTATAAAAAGATTTATAAATATTTGTTTAACAAAACTGTAATAGGTGACATACATGGTAGAAGCCATAGCAGTTAAAAGGATAGATGAGCCAGTATATGACAAAAATACTGTAAAGATTGGAAAGAGAGTTATACCGATAGGTGGACCAAGACCTGAATTGCGACCTGGGGAGAAACTCATTAAAGTTACTCAAAGTATCTGTCCAGTATGTTATAGATTAATGCCAGCAATAGTGTTTGAAAAAGATAATAAAGTCATGATAAGAAAAGTATGTCCCGAACATGGTGAAACCGAAGATGTGTACTGGGGTGATGTAGAACTTTATAAGAAGGCGATGAAATGGGACATACTCGGTCGTGGAACTTACGAATACGTTGATGCAAAGGCTCCTTGTCCATTTACATGTGGTCTTTGTCCTATACATAGGAGTCACACAGCACTCGCGAATCTCGTTATAACTAATAGATGTAATATTTCGTGTTGGTATTGCTTTTATTATGCAGAAAAAGCTGGATATGTTTATGAACCATCACTTGATCAGATAAGATTTATGGTAAGACAATTAGCCAAGCAAGGTAAAGCGATGGTCATACAGATCACTGGTGGAGAGCCAACAATAAGAGAAGACCTGATAGACATCATAAGGATTTTACGGGAAGAAGGAGTAAAACACATACAATTAAACACAAACGGACTACGTTTTGCACAACCTGATGGCGCAGATTTTGCAAGAAAAGTCAGAGAAGCCGGCGTTAACACAGTTTATATGAGTTTCGATGGAGTAACACCCTCTACAAATCCAAAGAATCACTGGGAAATGCCGTACATATTAGATGCATTCCGCAAAGGTGGTTTAACTAGTGTAGTACTAGTTCCTACGATGATCAGAACAATAAACGATCATGATGCAGGGCTAATAGTCAAATTTGCTGCATTAAACATGGATGTTGTAAGGGGAGTGAACTTCCAACCAGTCAGTCTTACAGGTATGATGAGAAAGCAAGAAAGGGAAAGGTACAGAATAACAATACCTGATGTGATAATTAGAATTGAGGAACAAACAGATGGACAAATACATAGAGATTCTTGGTACCCAGTGCCGTGTACACTCACTTTATCGAGATTCATTGAAGCCTTGACAAATAAACCTCAGTTCGAAATGTCTAATCATCCTGCGTGTGGTATGGGTACTTACGTTTATGTAGAACGAAAGAATGGAGAGATCATAAGATATCTCCCGATTACAGAATTCATCGATATAAATGGATTCTTCGAATATTTGCAAGAGAAAACCGATGAACTAATTAAAGGTAAGAATAAGTACGTCACGTTAACAAAAATACTCTTTAACCTAAAGAAATTCATTAATGAAGAGAAACAACCTAAAGAATTTAACATTTGGAAGATATTATACGGCATTTTCGTAAGACATAATTATGAGGCTCTAGGAGAGTTTAATTATAAAATGTTATACCTAGGCATGATGCACTTCATGGATACCTATAATTATGATGTAGCAAGGATTATGAGATGCGACATACACTACTTAGCACCTGACGGTAGAGTAATACCATTCTGCACGTTTAATGTACTCCCAGATATCTACAGAGATTATATACAAGAGCAATACAAGATATCCTTCGAAGAATGGGCCGCAGAGAAAGGTTCATTAGATAGCATGAAATACAGACGTAACATTAAGGCTCTTCAAAGCTCAGACCTCTACAAAAAAACATATGAACCATTCCTACAACATGCAAAATCTGCATAAATATCCTTTAAATTGAACAAGTTTTTTAACAATCATATCTTATAGGTTTGCAAATAGTTCGATAAGAAAGCCTAGAACTTTAGTTCTAGGATGAATTATTGATAAGTTTAAATATTCTATGGTTGATATTTACGTTTGAGCGTGTCACAACCGAATAATTGCAATCAATGTAGGGGATAAGAATATAGCAACAAAAGTTGAATTGGTCGATGAAAAAGTAAAGAATCCTAAGTTTTATGGAAGAGAAGTTAGAGGAATTAGAAGACACCATGATTGGCTTAGGAGAAGACTTTGAAAAAGAAAACTTCTAAAAATGATTAAGAAGATTGGTTCTAAAGAGAAAAGGAAAGTTAACGATACCGTTGTGGGATTCATAGACTTTCGTCCCTTCCCCCTCACCTCTATTTCTAGGGGGTTCAGCAGCTCTCAAATAGATATATTTTTATAGACGTTCATAGTAACTTATCTCGATGAGCATAGAGAAGCATTATACGATGAAGGAAGCCAGTAGAATTCTTGGTGTTAGCGTTAGACGACTTCAGATTTGGGATAAGCAAGGATTAATTAGGTGTGTGAGGACGCCTGGGGGTAGGAGGAGAGTGCCTGAAAGCGAGTTGAAAAGGCTCCTTGGAATAAAGGAAGTCGATGTAAGCAAGAGAGCTGTGTTATATGCTAGAGTCTCCTCTCATGACCAAAAACAAAAAGGGGATTTAGAGAGACAGAGGCAAGCCTTGTTAGACTACGCAAAATCAAGGGGCTACGAAGTCGTTGCAATTTTGGAGGACGTAGCAAGCGGTCTTAATGAAAACAGGAAATCGCTAAGCAAGCTCTTCGATATGGTTGAGAGGAAAGAAATTGGAGTTATTGTTATCGGGTTTAAGGATAGGTTAACAAGGTTCGGTTTCAAGTATTTAGAGCGTTACTTCACTTCTCACAATGTTAGAATTGAGGTAGTCAATGATGAGGAGCCGAAAGATGTCTACCAAGAGCTTGTTGAGGATTTGATAGCCATAGTCTCGAGCTTTGCTGGGAAGCTCTACGGCTTGAAGAGCCGTAAATATGAGAAGGTGATGGAAGGCGTCAAACAGCTTATTGCTGACTGAGACGTGCAAGTTTAAGCTTGAGCCAAGAGAAGAACAGGTGGGCATACTTGAAGAGCTCTTCGAAAGTTACCATGTGATGGTTAAAGCATGCTTAGATAGAGCCCGTAATTCCAAGTGAGACAAGTTCTCCTAGATCGTGTCGGTTTGAGTGGAGGGCTTGTGAGATTAAAGAATCTCCCACTTTTAGTCGCGGAGAATATCAATTTATTTTAGTAAGATGCTTTAAGGTTATATTGCTGTGACAAATAAAATTACTTGGGCCGGTAGTTCAGCCTGGGAGAATGCCCGCTTCGCACGCGGGAGGTCGCGGGTTCAAATCCCGCCCGGTCCACTCTTTTGTTTAAAAGGTTTTAGTTTTATTTAAAGTATAAATAGTAGGAATGAAGACTTTATAGGCTTTAGTATTCTGATTGTTTAAGATATTATGTTTTCTTAACTTTTACCAGTATTGCTGTTGTTACTAATATTGCTACTAATGATAGTATAATACTTGCAGTAGATATTATTTCTGGAGTGCTAGGGCTTAGTGTTTGTAGTGTTGTTGTAGTGGTTGTAGTTTGTGAGGCCCATTGGATCACAGTGTATGGTGGTTTAAAAGATATTGTTTTGAGACCTTGTCCAGTATCTGGTGTAGTTTTTGTGAAATTAGTTATTGCGATAAAAGCGCCTGCGGCTCCTTTTGTGGCATGATTAAACGCATGATCAACGAAAGGATAGGTTCCAGGTTCTGGAAATACAAGATCTATTATGGCTCCCTGATCAGGTTCAAGACTCACTGACTGTAGTCCGTGGAATACGTTGTTTGGATTGCCATTATAATACACAGTGTCAAAAACAGTACCGATTACATGGAATGATAACCAAAGGTTTGGACCTACGTTCTCGACATAAAGCCTTACTGTCTTATTCACAGGGACTGGTAATGGTTGTTTTAGATATCGGAATGCATATCCATCGAAGGTTACATACATGGGATCTCCTGAGAGATAGTCTTGATTGTTCTTGTAAAACTCATTCTTTACTAATATGTATTCTGCTGCAGCTGGTGGTAAATTGGGTGGTTCTACTATTATTACACC
This region of Thermoprotei archaeon genomic DNA includes:
- a CDS encoding IS607 family transposase codes for the protein MSIEKHYTMKEASRILGVSVRRLQIWDKQGLIRCVRTPGGRRRVPESELKRLLGIKEVDVSKRAVLYARVSSHDQKQKGDLERQRQALLDYAKSRGYEVVAILEDVASGLNENRKSLSKLFDMVERKEIGVIVIGFKDRLTRFGFKYLERYFTSHNVRIEVVNDEEPKDVYQELVEDLIAIVSSFAGKLYGLKSRKYEKVMEGVKQLIAD
- a CDS encoding radical SAM protein, giving the protein MVEAIAVKRIDEPVYDKNTVKIGKRVIPIGGPRPELRPGEKLIKVTQSICPVCYRLMPAIVFEKDNKVMIRKVCPEHGETEDVYWGDVELYKKAMKWDILGRGTYEYVDAKAPCPFTCGLCPIHRSHTALANLVITNRCNISCWYCFYYAEKAGYVYEPSLDQIRFMVRQLAKQGKAMVIQITGGEPTIREDLIDIIRILREEGVKHIQLNTNGLRFAQPDGADFARKVREAGVNTVYMSFDGVTPSTNPKNHWEMPYILDAFRKGGLTSVVLVPTMIRTINDHDAGLIVKFAALNMDVVRGVNFQPVSLTGMMRKQERERYRITIPDVIIRIEEQTDGQIHRDSWYPVPCTLTLSRFIEALTNKPQFEMSNHPACGMGTYVYVERKNGEIIRYLPITEFIDINGFFEYLQEKTDELIKGKNKYVTLTKILFNLKKFINEEKQPKEFNIWKILYGIFVRHNYEALGEFNYKMLYLGMMHFMDTYNYDVARIMRCDIHYLAPDGRVIPFCTFNVLPDIYRDYIQEQYKISFEEWAAEKGSLDSMKYRRNIKALQSSDLYKKTYEPFLQHAKSA
- a CDS encoding multicopper oxidase domain-containing protein; translated protein: MMNLKILLLMFLLFVLIGLPIVSILSPLASAYQATTSNVHKIVLYLYERDIAIDDSIVYKAYVINGTVPAPPIKVKLGDTIEVTLINNGTMNHGIDFHAALLAPSKYFIPVKPGETYTFSFVAKYPGVFMYHCAPGGIANTGIHIANGMAGVIIVEPPNLPPAAAEYILVKNEFYKNNQDYLSGDPMYVTFDGYAFRYLKQPLPVPVNKTVRLYVENVGPNLWLSFHVIGTVFDTVYYNGNPNNVFHGLQSVSLEPDQGAIIDLVFPEPGTYPFVDHAFNHATKGAAGAFIAITNFTKTTPDTGQGLKTISFKPPYTVIQWASQTTTTTTTLQTLSPSTPEIISTASIILSLVAILVTTAILVKVKKT